The Primulina tabacum isolate GXHZ01 unplaced genomic scaffold, ASM2559414v2 Contig1270, whole genome shotgun sequence genome includes a window with the following:
- the LOC142536240 gene encoding large ribosomal subunit protein uL2c-like, which produces MAIHLYKTSTPSTRNGTVDSQVKSNPRNNLIYGQHHCGKGRNARGIITVRHRGGGHKRLYRKIDFRRNEKDIYGRIVTIEYDPNRNAYICLIHYGDGEKRYILHPRGAIIGDTILSGTEVPIKMGNALPLKESTSTDMPLGTAIHNIEITLGKGGQLVRAAGAETNLMLKKKKTEVYALGRHISLSADKARRVIDQIRGRSYEETLMILELMSYRACYPIFKLVYSAAANASYNMASNKADLVISKAEVNEGTTAKRLKPRARGRRYAIKRNTCHITLVVKDRSLNADYEQMDSWIYDDRY; this is translated from the exons ATGGCGATACATTTATACAAAACTTCTACCCCGAGCACACGCAATGGAACCGTAGACAGTCAAGTGAAATCCAATCCACGAAATAATTTGATCTATGGACAGCATCATTGTGGTAAAGGTCGTAATGCCAGAGGAATCATTACCGTAAGGCATAGAGGGGGAGGTCATAAGCGTCTATACCGTAAAATCGATTTTCGACGGAATGAAAAAGACATATATGGTAGAATCGTAACCATAGAATACGACCCTAATCGAAATGCATACATTTGTCTCATACACTATGGGGATGGTGAGAAGAGATATATTTTACATCCCAGAGGGGCTATAATTGGAGATACCATTCTTTCTGGTACAGAAGTTCCTATAAAAATGGGAAATGCCCTACCTTTGA AGGAATCTACTTCAACCGATATGCCCTTAGGCACggccatacataacatagaaatCACACTTGGAAAGGGTGGACAATTAGTTAGAGCAGCGGGTGCT GAGACAAACCTTAtgctaaagaaaaaaaaaacagaagtaTACGCTTTAGGTCGACATATATCTCTATCTGCTGATAAAGCAAGAAGAGTAATTGATCAAATTCGTGGACGTTCTTATGAGGAAACACTTATGATACTAGAACTCATGTCTTATAGAGCATGTTATCCAATTTTTAAATTGGTTTATTCTGCAGCAGCAAATGCGAGTTACAATATGGCTTCCAACAAAGCCGATTTAGTAATTAGTAAAGCTGAAGTTAATGAGGGTACTACCGCGAAGAGATTAAAACCTCGAGCTCGAGGACGTCGTTATGCGATAAAAAGAAATACCTGTCATATAACTCTTGTAGTGAAAGATAGATCTCTAAATGCTGACTATGAACAAATGGATTCGTGGATATATGATGATAGATATTAG